Proteins from one Mesotoga infera genomic window:
- a CDS encoding peptide ABC transporter substrate-binding protein, with product MKKRVSVVLIALIAIPAFCFAAVAAPQIFTFAGHNDVMTLDVSQMNDEMSALIMYALNEALIRNSYNNIVPGLAESYDVSEDGTVYTFHLRDAKWSDGVPVTAKDFEYSFLRTLSPETGSSQVSEFDSILNAKAYYSGEITDTSLVGIKAVDDRTLVITLAYSDPFFISEMAEGINFYPIRKDYVEKYGMSYASSAQTFIGCGPFVLKEWVQGASITLEKNRLYWNADSVKLEKVVELIIPDENTRVGMYDLGEIDAIYSISKVQTIMHPEYGSRSGGTLQYLAFNCSNGLVMSNMNLRKALSFAIDRASIVAAISSPGSLAVDRMIDPSIMLDGKPVTETYPNSTGVPPDGDVEQAKAYLQKALAEMGLSKPTDLPAINYVCMDSPVHKQYAEALQAGWKDSLGVKVEIKILPVPQAIGALLSGQFDIFLVGQSTGVDPDTILNNFTIGNGNNYARWNNQEYSDLIAQQGNNPNILEKMLLLQKAEAIILDQVPVAPLWTPGSAYLHREYVKGLHYGRQTGSIEFIYAYIEH from the coding sequence GTGAAAAAACGAGTGAGTGTTGTTCTGATTGCACTGATAGCTATTCCAGCTTTTTGCTTCGCGGCCGTTGCCGCACCACAAATCTTTACGTTTGCTGGCCACAACGACGTAATGACACTGGATGTCAGCCAGATGAACGACGAGATGTCTGCCTTGATAATGTATGCGTTGAACGAGGCTCTGATCAGAAACAGCTACAACAACATCGTCCCAGGCCTCGCCGAATCTTACGATGTGTCCGAAGATGGCACAGTCTATACTTTTCATCTCCGCGATGCGAAGTGGTCCGACGGGGTACCGGTGACGGCAAAGGACTTCGAATACTCTTTTCTTAGAACGCTGAGCCCTGAAACCGGATCATCACAGGTTTCCGAATTCGATTCGATCCTGAATGCCAAGGCTTATTACAGCGGTGAGATAACCGATACCTCTCTAGTCGGCATAAAGGCGGTCGATGACAGGACACTGGTTATAACTCTCGCCTACAGCGATCCTTTCTTTATTTCGGAGATGGCCGAGGGTATCAACTTCTACCCGATAAGAAAGGATTACGTCGAGAAATATGGGATGTCCTACGCCTCAAGCGCCCAGACTTTCATAGGTTGCGGTCCTTTCGTGCTCAAAGAATGGGTGCAGGGTGCCAGTATCACCCTCGAAAAGAATCGCCTTTACTGGAACGCCGACAGTGTGAAGCTAGAGAAAGTAGTAGAGTTGATAATTCCCGATGAGAACACCCGGGTTGGTATGTACGATCTGGGAGAGATCGACGCTATTTACTCGATCTCGAAGGTACAGACGATAATGCATCCCGAATACGGCAGCAGAAGCGGCGGTACTCTTCAATATTTGGCATTCAACTGCTCCAACGGGTTAGTAATGAGTAACATGAATTTGCGCAAGGCGCTGAGTTTTGCAATCGACAGAGCTTCGATCGTTGCTGCAATATCCTCTCCGGGGTCGCTCGCCGTCGATCGCATGATTGATCCCAGCATAATGCTTGATGGCAAACCCGTCACGGAAACCTATCCCAATTCTACGGGCGTTCCACCGGACGGAGATGTGGAACAGGCCAAAGCATACCTTCAGAAAGCGCTCGCCGAGATGGGGCTTTCAAAACCGACCGACCTTCCGGCGATAAATTACGTATGCATGGACTCGCCGGTCCACAAACAGTACGCCGAAGCGCTACAGGCTGGTTGGAAGGACTCTTTGGGCGTTAAGGTTGAGATCAAGATACTGCCGGTTCCACAGGCTATCGGGGCGCTTCTCTCCGGTCAGTTCGATATATTCCTGGTCGGACAGTCAACGGGTGTGGATCCCGATACGATATTGAACAATTTCACCATCGGCAACGGCAACAACTACGCCAGGTGGAACAATCAGGAGTATTCCGATCTTATAGCGCAGCAGGGTAACAATCCGAATATCCTTGAAAAGATGCTGCTACTCCAGAAGGCCGAAGCCATCATTCTCGACCAGGTACCGGTTGCTCCACTCTGGACACCCGGTTCGGCGTACCTTCACCGCGAATACGTGAAGGGTCTCCACTATGGAAGACAGACCGGTTCGATCGAATTCATCTACGCGTACATAGAGCATTGA
- a CDS encoding ABC transporter permease, protein MIGYVFKRFWISLLTLWLLATITFFLLRVLPGNPFQTDQILTVEMQERMMNYYGLNRPIFEQYFTYMGNLLRGNMGYSLKYTNRTVNSIIAKAFPVSADLGLRSLALALPIGLFLGIASARKRGKAVDYLCVVVSVIGVSIPSFILGSFLQFVFALKLKILPMAQWTTEMHKILPTVAIALGLLATLTRIMRASMLEVTTQDYVKTAKSKGLSEGKIVWSHEIRNALIPILTMLGPMVASVLMGTFVIEKIFAIPGLGLHFVNSITGLDYTMTMGLTVFFGAFLVTANFLVDIAYGIVDPRIRIAK, encoded by the coding sequence ATGATTGGATATGTCTTTAAAAGGTTCTGGATCTCCTTATTGACGCTATGGCTGCTTGCAACGATAACCTTTTTTCTCCTCAGGGTTCTGCCGGGCAACCCCTTTCAAACCGACCAGATATTGACCGTAGAGATGCAGGAAAGAATGATGAATTACTACGGTCTGAACAGGCCGATTTTCGAGCAGTACTTCACATACATGGGAAATCTGCTTCGGGGGAACATGGGGTACTCACTGAAATACACCAACAGAACGGTCAACAGCATCATAGCAAAAGCCTTCCCGGTTTCGGCAGATCTTGGCCTTAGATCGCTCGCACTAGCTTTACCAATCGGGCTCTTCCTGGGAATCGCCTCGGCGAGGAAACGCGGTAAGGCCGTTGATTATCTGTGCGTGGTGGTTTCGGTTATAGGTGTTTCGATACCGAGCTTCATACTGGGCTCTTTTCTCCAGTTCGTCTTCGCGTTGAAGCTCAAGATTCTGCCGATGGCTCAATGGACTACTGAGATGCACAAGATCCTTCCAACGGTCGCGATTGCTCTTGGATTACTGGCGACGCTCACCAGAATCATGAGGGCCAGCATGCTGGAAGTCACTACTCAAGATTACGTTAAGACAGCCAAGTCGAAGGGTCTGAGCGAGGGAAAGATCGTTTGGAGCCACGAAATCAGGAACGCGCTGATTCCAATACTCACCATGCTTGGGCCGATGGTCGCCAGTGTACTCATGGGGACTTTTGTGATCGAGAAGATCTTCGCGATCCCGGGGCTGGGTTTGCATTTTGTCAACTCGATTACCGGCCTTGACTATACGATGACGATGGGGCTGACCGTATTCTTCGGGGCTTTCCTGGTGACGGCCAACTTTCTGGTCGATATCGCTTACGGGATTGTGGACCCGCGTATCAGAATCGCAAAGTGA
- a CDS encoding ABC transporter permease, which yields MIKDFANIPHDEFEFVEREEGKSEALTRPSISFWKDVWRRMLKNRVAMAGLLIILTIALLSIIIPEVSSYSYSQQNLKNINAAPSSEHWFGTDSLGRDLWVRTWVGARVSLAVGIFGSIIPSLIGIVIGGISGYFGGKVDMIIMRLIDIIICIPQMIYVILIMLVIGSGPVPLILAFAITGWMGSARNVRGLILKIKEEEFVLASRILGASHGYIIFKHLVPNTLGIVVVSMTLGVPAAIFQEAYLSFIGLGIKPPIPSWGQLANLGVSVFRIYPSQLLIPAIMISLTMLSFNLFGDGLRDALDPKLRR from the coding sequence ATGATAAAAGATTTCGCGAACATACCACACGACGAGTTCGAATTTGTCGAAAGAGAAGAAGGAAAATCGGAGGCTCTGACCCGTCCAAGCATTTCCTTCTGGAAGGACGTCTGGAGAAGAATGCTAAAAAACAGAGTTGCTATGGCCGGGCTCTTAATTATTTTGACAATAGCGCTTCTTTCTATAATTATTCCAGAGGTGTCGTCCTATTCATATAGCCAACAAAATCTCAAGAACATAAACGCCGCACCGTCGTCCGAGCACTGGTTCGGTACCGATTCACTTGGAAGAGATCTGTGGGTTCGGACCTGGGTAGGTGCAAGAGTATCTCTCGCGGTGGGGATCTTCGGTTCTATAATTCCGAGCCTCATAGGAATAGTGATAGGGGGCATATCGGGCTACTTCGGTGGCAAGGTGGATATGATAATAATGAGACTGATAGACATAATAATCTGTATTCCTCAGATGATCTATGTGATCCTGATCATGCTTGTAATCGGCTCAGGCCCCGTACCGCTAATACTGGCCTTTGCGATAACCGGATGGATGGGCTCGGCCCGTAACGTCCGTGGCCTCATTTTGAAGATCAAGGAAGAGGAGTTCGTACTGGCTTCGCGCATTCTAGGCGCCTCGCACGGCTACATCATTTTCAAGCACCTTGTCCCGAACACACTGGGGATCGTCGTCGTGAGCATGACACTGGGCGTTCCGGCGGCCATCTTCCAGGAAGCCTATCTCAGTTTCATAGGGCTGGGAATAAAACCTCCTATACCCAGCTGGGGGCAGCTGGCGAATCTTGGCGTTTCTGTCTTCAGGATCTACCCGTCCCAGCTCCTCATACCTGCGATCATGATTTCCCTGACTATGCTTTCCTTCAACCTTTTCGGAGACGGCCTCAGAGATGCTCTCGACCCGAAACTGCGCCGATGA
- a CDS encoding ABC transporter ATP-binding protein, producing MSDKILEVSDLEYSFDTYAGEVHAIRGVSFYVNRSESLAIVGESGCGKSVTVQSIMKLIPTPPGRFKRGKIIYCGSDITDYDDRQMEKLRGKEMSMIFQDPMTSLNPTMRVGRQISEGIRKHEKISTGEALARSVELLKEVGISDPERNVMRYPHMFSGGMRQRAMIAIALACNPKILFADEPTTSLDVTTQAQILEMMNHLKREFEMAIVLITHNLGIVARFAERISVMYAGKIVESGSTDDIFYSPRHPYTWGLLNSVPAVGKKRTEKLSTIKGTPPDLFMPPAGCGFYDRCDYRMKVCKENDPPAREIGEGHFASCWLLDNRAPGVTPYVAKRHTIESSGKGVM from the coding sequence GTGTCCGATAAGATATTGGAAGTCAGCGATCTGGAGTATTCCTTCGATACCTATGCCGGCGAAGTCCACGCGATAAGGGGCGTATCCTTCTACGTGAACAGAAGTGAATCGCTCGCGATAGTCGGAGAATCCGGCTGCGGAAAGAGCGTTACGGTACAGTCGATCATGAAGCTCATACCGACACCTCCGGGAAGGTTCAAGAGAGGTAAGATAATCTATTGCGGCAGCGATATAACCGATTACGACGACAGACAGATGGAGAAGCTGAGGGGGAAGGAGATGTCGATGATTTTCCAGGACCCCATGACCAGCCTTAACCCCACTATGCGGGTCGGAAGGCAGATCAGCGAGGGGATAAGGAAACACGAGAAGATCTCTACCGGCGAGGCTCTCGCGAGGAGCGTCGAACTGCTGAAAGAGGTCGGCATTTCCGACCCCGAGAGAAACGTCATGCGCTATCCTCACATGTTTTCGGGGGGAATGAGACAGAGGGCTATGATAGCTATCGCACTGGCCTGCAATCCAAAGATTCTTTTCGCCGACGAGCCGACCACATCTCTGGATGTCACCACTCAGGCCCAAATCCTGGAAATGATGAACCATTTAAAGCGGGAATTCGAAATGGCCATAGTGCTTATCACTCACAACCTTGGAATAGTAGCAAGATTCGCCGAGCGCATATCGGTAATGTACGCCGGAAAGATAGTCGAAAGCGGAAGTACGGACGACATCTTTTACTCTCCGCGTCACCCTTACACATGGGGTCTTTTGAACAGCGTTCCCGCCGTCGGAAAGAAGAGAACGGAAAAGCTTTCCACGATCAAAGGGACCCCTCCGGATCTCTTTATGCCGCCCGCCGGCTGTGGCTTTTACGATCGCTGCGACTATCGTATGAAAGTCTGTAAGGAGAACGACCCACCTGCAAGGGAAATAGGGGAGGGTCATTTCGCATCCTGCTGGCTTCTGGACAACAGAGCTCCAGGAGTGACACCTTACGTTGCGAAGAGACATACCATAGAGAGTTCTGGCAAGGGTGTGATGTAA
- a CDS encoding ABC transporter ATP-binding protein, whose product MPQTILEVKNLKKYFRISKSQVLKAVDNVSFSIERGKILGMVGESGCGKTTVGRTIMHLYRPDEGEVLFNGIDIHQLNNKKYRQITKKMQMIFQDPYASLDPRKTVGSIIGEGIDIHRLCRTRPERMDRIYEMLEMVGLNREHANRFPHEFSGGQRQRIGIARALAVGPEFLVCDEAISALDVSIQAQIVNLLIDLQKKFDLTYLFIAHDLSIIRYISDDTLVMYLGTLVEKAETEELFLNPLHPYTIGLLEAVPIADPEYEKNHKRDLLSGEVPSPINPAPGCRFASRCKFSKQICKRERPLLMYAGNGHMVACHMVLSDSW is encoded by the coding sequence ATGCCTCAGACTATTCTCGAAGTCAAGAACCTTAAAAAGTATTTTCGTATATCCAAGAGCCAGGTTCTAAAGGCCGTCGATAATGTCAGCTTTTCGATAGAGCGGGGAAAGATACTTGGAATGGTTGGCGAGTCCGGCTGCGGAAAAACAACCGTGGGAAGGACTATTATGCATCTTTACAGGCCCGACGAGGGGGAAGTCCTCTTCAACGGGATTGATATCCACCAGTTGAATAACAAAAAATACCGGCAGATTACGAAAAAGATGCAGATGATCTTTCAGGATCCATATGCTTCACTCGATCCGAGAAAGACCGTCGGTTCAATAATTGGAGAGGGTATCGATATCCATAGACTGTGCCGCACCAGGCCCGAACGCATGGACCGGATCTACGAGATGCTGGAGATGGTCGGCCTCAATCGCGAGCACGCCAACCGCTTTCCACACGAATTTAGCGGCGGACAGCGCCAGCGTATAGGGATAGCGCGGGCACTTGCTGTGGGACCGGAGTTCCTGGTATGCGACGAGGCGATTTCGGCACTGGACGTTTCCATACAGGCCCAGATCGTAAACCTTCTGATAGATCTCCAGAAGAAGTTTGATTTGACGTACCTGTTTATAGCACACGATTTAAGTATAATCAGATATATCTCAGACGATACGCTCGTCATGTATCTTGGCACGCTGGTGGAGAAGGCAGAGACCGAGGAACTCTTTTTAAACCCTCTGCACCCCTATACAATCGGACTTCTCGAGGCCGTTCCGATAGCAGATCCAGAGTATGAGAAGAACCACAAACGTGACCTGCTTTCTGGCGAAGTGCCGAGTCCGATAAATCCCGCCCCGGGATGTCGTTTTGCGTCGCGGTGTAAGTTTTCAAAACAGATTTGCAAAAGGGAAAGGCCTCTCTTGATGTATGCAGGCAACGGTCACATGGTCGCCTGTCACATGGTCCTTAGCGACAGTTGGTGA
- a CDS encoding TldD/PmbA family protein, producing MLEVESLKRVIEKALSSGGDFAEIFLEDKDELNIKCSGGTISGVTTVRIKGAGIYVLYGCNSVYVYTNDLSLQSLESCAERASELLGVRRRLSDDMVGTKFSMQKTVNPNRFEIYPSSVDFKEKIRVVRETDLAARNSGESIRQLNVDYFDTDQKVAIFNSEGLHAEDRRITSRLRLQATVEVGELFKYEWGDYTRPQGFEAFSTKNDYTSFAREFIRDMAEDLRAVPVKSCNVPVVFEAGSCGTFWHETCGHQLEASAVSRNTSDFAGKIGLTVASEKVTLIDDGTLPGLYGSAAIDDEGFPTRKNVLIENGILKSYLCDRLCGRKLGIPSTASGRRQGYMYAPVPRMSNTYLAPGNDDDEEMIRSVERGLFVKRLGGGTGGREFSISVSEGYWIENGRISHRLRSGFILNGRGIDMIKRVDMVGRKLQKEGGSFCGADSGLCPVTSFQPRMRISLMSVGGED from the coding sequence TTGCTTGAAGTAGAAAGTCTGAAGAGAGTCATAGAAAAGGCTCTGTCCTCGGGAGGCGACTTCGCTGAGATCTTCCTGGAGGATAAAGACGAATTGAATATAAAATGCTCAGGTGGTACTATAAGCGGGGTCACCACCGTTCGAATCAAGGGAGCCGGTATATACGTACTGTATGGCTGCAACAGTGTGTACGTATATACCAACGACCTGAGCCTGCAGAGCCTTGAAAGCTGTGCCGAAAGAGCCAGCGAGCTTTTAGGCGTCCGGAGAAGGCTGTCCGACGATATGGTAGGTACAAAGTTTTCTATGCAAAAGACCGTAAATCCGAACAGATTTGAGATCTATCCTTCCTCTGTGGATTTCAAAGAGAAGATCAGGGTTGTACGAGAGACGGATCTTGCCGCTAGAAACTCAGGAGAAAGTATCAGGCAACTCAACGTCGATTATTTCGACACGGATCAGAAGGTTGCGATTTTCAACAGCGAGGGACTCCATGCAGAAGACAGGCGAATAACTAGCAGACTGAGACTTCAGGCTACCGTAGAGGTCGGGGAGCTTTTCAAGTACGAATGGGGCGATTACACACGCCCGCAGGGCTTCGAAGCCTTCAGTACGAAAAACGATTATACTTCCTTCGCCAGGGAGTTCATAAGAGATATGGCCGAGGACCTCAGGGCTGTGCCGGTAAAATCGTGCAACGTGCCGGTTGTCTTCGAGGCCGGCTCCTGTGGTACATTCTGGCATGAGACTTGTGGCCACCAGCTAGAGGCTTCGGCCGTCTCAAGAAACACGAGCGACTTCGCCGGTAAAATAGGGCTAACCGTCGCTTCTGAAAAAGTCACTTTGATCGACGACGGAACGCTTCCCGGTCTTTATGGATCGGCGGCCATCGACGACGAAGGCTTCCCGACACGTAAGAATGTCCTCATCGAAAACGGTATTCTGAAGAGTTACCTGTGTGACAGACTATGCGGTAGAAAACTGGGAATTCCTTCTACGGCAAGCGGTAGGAGGCAGGGATACATGTACGCTCCGGTGCCCCGTATGAGCAATACCTATCTGGCCCCCGGTAACGACGATGATGAAGAGATGATTCGCTCCGTTGAAAGAGGTCTCTTTGTGAAGAGACTCGGAGGCGGTACTGGTGGTAGGGAGTTCTCGATCTCCGTTAGCGAAGGATACTGGATAGAGAATGGCAGGATCTCCCACAGACTGAGGAGCGGTTTCATTCTCAACGGGAGGGGCATAGATATGATAAAGAGGGTCGATATGGTTGGGAGGAAGCTTCAAAAAGAAGGTGGCAGTTTCTGTGGAGCCGATTCGGGGTTGTGTCCGGTCACCAGTTTCCAGCCCAGAATGAGAATATCGCTAATGTCCGTCGGCGGGGAGGATTGA
- a CDS encoding TldD/PmbA family protein, translating into MNHLDRYRHALRTLPEGVSEAEVDAERRVSTTVKCSGGEIVETGSSDTTELFVRASGDKTGYAYTQDLEEEPEGVFTKALRNASQVELTQRDRLNGAFVRRASPDGIANSDIQSMKKIAGELENVVRDADRYVSSVTVEIRAEGFSRSVINSRGLDVETSMSLYSATATVMAEKNGLQYNASCYSSTKEPDHFVLEGFKERIAADLSHQYEATEIGSGEYRVLLDSTVVTNILMTAWQLFSGIKYNDGSSALSGRLGETIGSPFFSVVDSPSHELTAYRYEFDCEGSPCVKQVLVDKGKLVGLMHNISSATKLGVSSSGNAGRYALLSGSIPTDIIITPRIIYVEPGSKSVGELLEELGDGIYVTNSYDVFHSINIGSGWFSIPCRGTVIKGGIEDRNVTGMTMNGKLTNLFARVMAAGKDLYIEEFLRKSYCVGAPSLLIEKLQINGK; encoded by the coding sequence ATGAATCATCTGGATAGATATCGCCACGCTTTGAGAACCCTTCCAGAAGGAGTGTCTGAGGCCGAAGTAGATGCCGAACGGAGGGTTAGCACAACGGTCAAATGTTCCGGTGGGGAAATTGTAGAGACCGGTTCGTCCGACACCACAGAGCTCTTCGTTCGGGCTTCCGGTGATAAGACCGGGTACGCTTACACACAGGACCTGGAAGAAGAGCCCGAAGGCGTTTTCACGAAGGCACTCAGAAATGCCAGTCAGGTGGAGCTCACGCAGAGGGACAGACTCAACGGAGCCTTCGTGAGAAGGGCATCACCTGACGGGATAGCCAACTCCGATATACAGTCGATGAAGAAAATCGCAGGCGAGCTGGAAAATGTAGTGAGGGACGCCGATCGTTATGTATCGAGCGTTACTGTTGAAATCAGGGCCGAAGGTTTTTCTAGAAGCGTGATTAACTCGCGTGGGCTCGACGTTGAAACATCTATGAGTCTCTATAGCGCGACGGCGACTGTTATGGCCGAAAAGAACGGCCTGCAATACAACGCTTCCTGCTATTCGAGTACAAAAGAGCCGGACCATTTCGTTCTCGAAGGATTCAAGGAAAGGATCGCCGCAGACCTCAGCCACCAGTACGAAGCAACTGAAATCGGATCTGGCGAGTACAGAGTCTTGCTTGACAGCACCGTTGTCACGAATATTTTGATGACAGCCTGGCAGCTATTCAGTGGAATCAAATACAACGATGGTTCCTCGGCATTATCCGGTAGACTGGGAGAAACGATCGGATCGCCCTTCTTTTCGGTAGTCGATTCACCGTCGCACGAACTCACAGCGTATCGTTACGAATTTGACTGCGAGGGGAGTCCTTGCGTTAAGCAAGTTCTTGTCGATAAGGGAAAGCTCGTCGGATTGATGCACAATATTTCTAGCGCTACGAAACTGGGAGTATCCTCGAGCGGTAATGCCGGTAGATACGCTTTACTCAGCGGCTCGATTCCGACCGATATCATAATAACCCCAAGGATCATCTACGTAGAGCCTGGAAGCAAGTCCGTGGGAGAGCTGCTCGAAGAACTGGGAGATGGAATCTACGTAACCAACTCATATGACGTCTTCCACTCGATAAACATCGGCTCGGGCTGGTTTTCTATACCCTGCAGGGGAACGGTTATAAAGGGTGGGATAGAGGATCGCAATGTCACCGGAATGACGATGAACGGGAAGCTAACCAATCTCTTCGCTCGGGTCATGGCTGCGGGAAAGGATCTGTATATAGAGGAGTTCCTGCGCAAAAGTTACTGTGTAGGCGCACCAAGCTTATTGATAGAAAAATTGCAGATCAACGGAAAGTGA
- a CDS encoding helix-turn-helix transcriptional regulator, with product MGREEALDFLDRVARGIAEMFGSNCETLVHDMSVPKHPIVVIYNGHITNRKVGSTEDVYGDLAKYRSSYLESDFVNHLAVYKSGKLIKSTTFHLKGEGYHYALGINYDFTYMREFSGMLENFIRVESDLQSAISEAGENKLSSIFNSCLEAIGKPIESLTKSDRLRLISLLKREKAFAFSKSVPYVSRRLNLSRYTIYKYIKESG from the coding sequence ATGGGCAGAGAAGAGGCGCTCGACTTTCTGGACAGAGTGGCAAGGGGAATAGCCGAAATGTTTGGAAGCAACTGCGAAACTCTGGTACACGACATGAGTGTTCCGAAGCATCCGATAGTCGTAATATACAACGGACACATCACCAACAGAAAGGTTGGCTCGACCGAGGATGTTTACGGCGATCTCGCAAAATACAGGTCTTCATATCTCGAAAGCGATTTCGTCAACCATCTGGCCGTCTATAAGTCAGGAAAACTCATAAAATCGACGACTTTCCATCTGAAGGGCGAGGGGTACCACTACGCACTCGGAATAAACTACGACTTCACGTATATGCGGGAGTTCTCAGGAATGCTTGAGAACTTCATCAGGGTGGAGTCGGATCTCCAGTCGGCGATCAGCGAAGCCGGTGAGAACAAACTCTCGTCGATCTTCAACAGCTGTCTGGAAGCGATAGGGAAGCCGATCGAAAGCCTCACGAAATCCGATAGGCTTAGGCTGATAAGCCTTCTGAAACGCGAGAAGGCCTTCGCATTTTCGAAATCCGTTCCATACGTCTCCAGGAGACTAAACCTCTCGAGGTACACGATCTATAAATATATCAAGGAAAGCGGTTGA